The following proteins are encoded in a genomic region of Musa acuminata AAA Group cultivar baxijiao chromosome BXJ2-11, Cavendish_Baxijiao_AAA, whole genome shotgun sequence:
- the LOC135627282 gene encoding cytochrome P450 94C1-like, producing MEETVEAFRSLFSLLFLSFAAAFFLLALVLKALRSMPWWCSCPVCEAYVTKSWTAHFDNLCDWYAHLLRESPTRTIHIHVLGNTVTANPNNVEHMLRARFDNYPKGKTFSAILGDLLGRGIFNVDGHLWRFQRKMAGAELGSSAVRFFASCIVADEVRGRFLPLLDVSSADDKILDLQDVFRRFAFDNICKISFGIDPGCLELSLPMSEFAAAFDKASRLSASRATSTMPMVWKAKRLLNRGSERELREAIGMVNLLANELIRQRRKLGFSSNHDLLSRFMACVDDEKYLRDIIISFMLAGRDTVASALTCFFLLLSRHPDVRSAIRDEIDRVVGCGAATAGYDRLRDLHYLHAAIYESMRLYPPVQFDSKFCLEDDVLPDGTFVSKGTRVTYHAYAMGRMEELWGSDCHEFRPQRWLTNGAFTPESPYKYPVFQGGLRVCLGKDMALMEMKTVIVAVVRRFDIHVVDDGSSLPPKFTPGLTASLEGGLPVRVQRRDTSFPTQQLGACSAQCSSIC from the coding sequence atggaggaaaCAGTGGAAGCCTTTCGGTCTCtgttctccctcctcttcctctccttcgccGCCGCCTTCTTCCTCCTCGCGCTGGTGCTCAAGGCGCTGAGGTCCATGCCCTGGTGGTGCAGTTGCCCCGTGTGCGAGGCGTACGTGACCAAGTCGTGGACCGCCCACTTCGACAACCTCTGCGACTGGTACGCGCACCTCCTCCGGGAGTCGCCCACGCGCACCATCCACATCCACGTGCTCGGGAACACCGTCACGGCCAACCCCAACAACGTCGAGCACATGCTTCGTGCCCGCTTCGACAACTACCCCAAGGGGAAAACCTTCTCCGCCATCCTCGGCGACCTCCTCGGCCGCGGCATCTTCAACGTCGACGGCCATCTCTGGCGCTTCCAGCGCAAGATGGCCGGCGCCGAGCTCGGCAGCAGCGCCGTCCGCTTCTTCGCCTCTTGCATCGTGGCCGACGAGGTCCGCGGTCGCTTCCTCCCCCTCCTCGACGTCTCCAGCGCGGACGATAAGATCCTCGACCTGCAGGACGTGTTCCGGAGGTTCGCGTTCGATAACATATGTAAGATCTCGTTCGGGATCGACCCTGGCTGCCTGGAGCTGTCGCTGCCTATGTCCGAGTTCGCGGCGGCCTTCGACAAGGCCTCCAGGCTATCGGCCTCGCGGGCGACCTCGACGATGCCCATGGTATGGAAAGCCAAGCGGCTTCTCAACAGGGGATCGGAAAGGGAGCTCCGGGAGGCGATCGGCATGGTGAACCTCCTCGCGAACGAGCTCATTCGCCAGAGACGGAAGCTCGGTTTCTCTTCGAACCACGATCTCCTCTCTCGATTCATGGCCTGCGTCGATGACGAAAAGTACCTGCGAGACATCATAATTAGCTTCATGCTGGCCGGACGCGACACGGTGGCGTCGGCCCTGACTTGCTTCTTCCTCCTGCTGTCTCGCCACCCGGACGTCCGTTCCGCCATACGCGACGAGATCGACCGCGTCGTGGGATGCGGCGCGGCGACCGCCGGCTACGATCGCTTGCGAGACCTGCACTATCTGCATGCGGCCATCTACGAGAGCATGCGGCTGTACCCGCCGGTGCAGTTCGATTCCAAGTTCTGCCTCGAGGACGACGTGCTGCCCGACGGAACCTTCGTCAGCAAGGGGACGCGGGTCACGTACCACGCCTACGCCATGGGGAGGATGGAAGAGCTGTGGGGGAGCGATTGCCACGAGTTCCGACCGCAGCGGTGGCTGACCAACGGAGCGTTCACGCCCGAGAGCCCCTACAAGTACCCGGTGTTCCAAGGCGGCCTCCGGGTGTGCCTCGGCAAGGACATGGCGCTAATGGAGATGAAGACGGTGATCGTGGCGGTGGTCCGGCGGTTCGACATCCACGTCGTAGACGACGGCAGCAGCCTGCCGCCCAAGTTTACGCCCGGCCTCACCGCCTCACTGGAGGGCGGCCTTCCGGTCCGAGTTCAGCGGAGGGATACGAGCTTCCCTACGCAACAGCTCGGCGCATGTTCGGCGCAGTGCAGCTCGATCTGCTAA